A stretch of DNA from Anopheles ziemanni chromosome 3, idAnoZiCoDA_A2_x.2, whole genome shotgun sequence:
AAAGCCACTGACTCGGCACTTTACGTAACGCATCTCAATTACATCGATCCAAGCAGCCGTAACGATCGCTGCATGTTCGATGTTTTCACACCAAACAGATAACCTTTCGACTTTCGAGCACCACAAATAGATAAGAGCGGAACCAAGATGAACTGCTACAAACGCGTAGAATCGTAGATCGATGACGTTGCCTTTCGATCGAAGTGGACAAGTTGGACTGGTCAATAACAATTTTGCCCCCCCCCCGTTGAACTCTGTGTAGGTAAACCGGTCCATGTGTAACGATTTTGTGGATGCTGTTTGTGTACAGAACGTCTTATCATCGTTTCTTCTAGATGCAGGTCCTTATTTTCGGAGAAAGTGTCgaattttgattgaaaaatctgcaaaattttgttttcggtgtGGGACTAATGGAAGCAAAATGTCATTTCGCCCACATGTAAGAAATGGGAATTATCTGTAGAATATCGCTGCTGGTCAAAAATCATAGTAATTAAATACGTAGGCATTGTTTCTCTTCGTTCTTGAAACTGTTGTTTCCCTCCCTTAATACTCTAACCTTAATTTGATTAATCTACTTAATTTCATCTAAGTTCtttaaactatatttttgcATTCGGCTAGCCTTAGTGTTAGTTAATCTAATTGGTTTCTGATTCAATTATACATTGACGAAATCTTTTCTTCTctgatttatttcaaatttcaacgactctatttaaaaacataattttttacattataaaattaaaaacaagccAAAAATAAATTCTGGTAATTGATTGTATGTTCTCAAAAATTGTATTGGTTTTGACATTAACAAAAACTGAGAAATTGTGATCCTTTCCGATTGTGATGCTTTAATTTTGTATAAgctacaaaacgaaaaatcaaatattctTTCAATTTTGGCCTAAAACCAAATTCATGTTTAGTAATTGTATGTCAAGTTACGAAAACTTTTTTACCTGCATCGTTTTTGATGCTGCAAATAtttcaacattttgttttgtttcactaaaaCTTCTGacgaattttcatttttgcggATGGTTTATAACCTGAACTCTCTACATCGTTCATTTGCACTTCACTCTAACTTGAGGTTTTACCTTTTCCACCACTGGTTCAGCCAACTTTTTCCTCGCCATTAATAATGTATCTTCCTTCCAGGGCCCGATGGCCGCTGGCGAACCCACATCAAACGtaaccatttttcttcttttaattGTTTGGCAAACACATTCTCCTCTCCCGAAGCCCATTATTTGTgtgaataatttcatttcagaTTGTCTGGGTATATGGGTCCAGGGTGCTCGAAATGGTTGGCCCCGCCATAGAACCGCCGTCTTGATCCATTCCCGGCGGAAGCTTTTATCCACTCGAGCATCGAGGTTCTCCGATGCCGTTTTTTCTCGCTCGGTTGACTTTTTCGATACAAATTCGGCCAAGCCCGGCCCGGAACCATTCGAGCTAGCCAGCAAGCGGAAGAAAATCGAATAAATATCCACTGTGGCCGATCATCTCCTTCACCCCCAAACAAACGCTTCCGTCGGAagtggagagaaaaagagaggcAGCTTGgatggaagagaaaaagaaagtctGCTCCTTCGAGCTGATCAACCCCGGAACGGAGCATTGCGGGCTCGCCATAAACGGACCCACCGGTTAATGGCTCAACCGATCCGTCCGTCCTGCCTGTTGCTGACACTGATTGATGGCCCGTCGTACGAGGGTCCGATAGTGCACAGAAGGTCCGACACCCGTTCCGAGACGATTCCACTTGTTCGGGCGTTGTCAACGCAAATGGGCGACTTTTGCCATCCCGTGTCCACGCGTCCCGCGACTATCTAGCTTTCCAGTCAAATGCTCTTTCGTCCGTTTGTAGGTACCACTTTAATCCGTATGCGTAGCATAGAACGGTAGTTCACCGAGTTCGTTAGCttaaaggggaaaaaaagaaaatagataAAGAATGGCAGACAAAAtctgaaacttttccattcgattgtttggataaatatttgtttcgaaATACTAAAGTTGTGGTAGCAAGTGAAAGttacacaaacaaaactcatCACTGTATTTTAATCAACTCAATTTTCACCCAGAAATTGAATGCAATAACTATTAATACAAACGAACcgatttattttgtaatgACTGCTATAGCCttatgtttgtgattaaaTTAAGTCTCATTGAGTTCATTCACAAGCTGAAAACGTCAGCATTCAAACGTATTGTATCCTAATATCTTCGAAGTTTCGTTATTTGTCGTTAGAACTAGacaaaaataatgatttaaatataatttcaacTAACTTTGCTAGTTGACCAGCTTTCTACACAAGCTTTTCTCTACATAACCATAACGAACAAGCAAAACACttggaataaaacaaaatctttttCATAGTTGTagttggaataaaataaaaccttctCCATAATCCAAGATTGACGCAAGTCAAAATATTATGAAAGCAATAGATTCTTCCTTcgtaagttaaaaaaaaagaaaagaagagttCCTCGAGCAGTTTCTAAACGTATAATTAAGCTTTATACCGAGGTTACTGAGGCATGTTGCTCATAACATCATATTACGCTGATTGCAATGGCACTACTCCCACAGGATGTCGTCAGACAGGATTGCGTGAAAACCCCCAAGTTCCGTAGCATCGGAAGAAACCGGACGGGGACACCTTTCCCAGCTAACCGGGCTTCACTCATAATATATTGCACTCGTTTTCCACCCACATGGCCGGCCCCCAAACACATCTGCTAACGAGCGTAACGACACCCCGGGTGCGACCTGGGACTCCGCGAGAAGCTCCACGCTGCTGGCGAACTGACACAATTGCAACGGAACTGCGTCACAGAGTTGGGCCCCACGTGGTTTGAATGATGAaactaatgatgatgatgatgatggtgatgctcGAGGCGAATGATGGCGATAATGATGCGTAAGACAAGTGCCATCCACCACCGGTAGAGAATTACAAACGCTCCCAAAACAAAGGAGAAGACGTCCGTGCGTGTTTGTAAACGTTTGAGAAAGtggaaagataaattttcatttttaaaattccTTCTCAACTCGCACTCGGTTTTCGTGTGTGGCGTACGAGAGATGCGCCGGAAAACGCTCGCCGGAAAAGGGTTCACATTCGCAAACAAAAGGGTGGCAGAAATAAGATGTCCCGGGGGGGGCCTTCTACATCTTTGGAAGGGTTTTTATAGCTTTGCGAGAAGAAgtggaatgatttttcaacCTTTATGAGACAGCACAAGCATGTAATTATTCTTGAGTACAACTTGCACGCTAAAGTATAGGTTTCAACGAGAAAACCCATCTCCATGCATCAACAAGCTTTTGGACAGCGAGCTTTTGGAAGAATAATTTCCTATCTTCAAGAACTTAAAATTAGAAACCCGGAGAGTGTGTATTACGACAtaatttcgttgttttactattttacttttttgttttttcaactttgtttCCGATGTAACATCCttttgttgccatttttcaCTTACAATCGAACATCCAAACTTCAAACTTCTTTCCTTGTACAAAAGCTTAACTTTAATTATATCCAGCAAATATCTTTAATCGATTAAGAAATGTTTAATGCTGCAAGCCCCAACTATTCAACGTTCGCTTGCGATGCAcaacaaagtaaacaaaacggtAATGCCGCGGAACTAGTACTCGGTCGTGTAAACTCTAACAAGCCAATCAAAACTTTGCCCGGACCACGGGGAGCATCCGGCCCGGCGCTGACCTGTCAATCCCGTGTCCATCAAGGAAACACCAACCTTAACCCACGGGTCGTCGGTCCGTTAGGTCGGCCGCCGTCGAAGGATACGAGGATACTTCCGGCAAGAACTTCGTTCGAACAACTCCCCCAGGAGGGTGGATCCGGACACGCTGTTGACTAAACTTTACCCACTCCTCCTGAGGATGATTGGCTCGATAGGCCGCATTCCCCAGGGAGGACGGATTGCCATGAACTTCACTTGCGGTCGAACGGGAAAACTAGCGTCTTGCGAGTTTGCTGCAGCTGACCTTAGCCGTTTTCCCACGAGGAAAGTCAGTGAAGTCCTCTTCAACTATGGAGTTCGAGCAAGGGCACGTCAAACTTTCTAACACTCATCTTCATCGATAGATTACGTTATAATTTTTACATTCTCACTTAAGGTAAAATCATTGTTTCGAAAGCAACCATTGATTTGCGTTCAATTTCTCATCAACATTGGCattcgataaaataaaaccgaatggAACCGTAAATTAGATGCAAATGGAAATTGCCTCAACGCTTGCTCCTCATTTCCGGGGtcgaaataaaatatgcataATTTAGCGCGGGAAATGAGACCGGCACGCGCTTTCCTGCCCAACCGAACTGTCGAACTGGCAAAACAATACCAtcccattttgaaattaatgatTAAACTTTTCGCCGTTAGATCGAACCCTTTTTCGTATTACAAAAGCCcagttttaaatttgttgcCCCCTCGCGATGGTAAAAGTGGCCGAAAGAAATACCAAAATTTGTTACTGCTTTCGATATCGGTAGAACGGAGGATGTTCAGGAATTTGGGGTATTTTTGTGTGATTCATTCGATTATAAAAGTTTTACCTACGCAGATTTAATGGAGAGATTTTTATGAGAAACTTTTCTCACAACTTATTGCCACAAAGCTGGATTTAAAGCTTCTCATTTAAAGTATACATAATTTGAGGAAAATTGTATACCTTAGAaagttcaatgtttttttgcgtTTGAAGATTTCAGTTAACCAGAAGAGTTTTTGGGTTTATTATCCTGTTGAAcagcttttgaaaacaatttgttgTACTTACTACAATGTAATAtagaatattttatatttgctAACTCACAATACCAAGTTCTTTGATTATGCACCACTTATTATCAAAGTTTTACGTACTTCATCgctatttaacacgttgactgccatggctatcatttttgatagccagctgtcattagttctaaaaagtttttgtcccactaataaatgaaaatgtaacttaaaaattataggaatatttaatatcaattctttgtgaagctaagtttttgtttagccttcaaaaactTTCGGTTTAttgaatgttataaacaaattttattaaaaaagatggtactaaaaaagtgtgctaaaaacgcttggcagtcaacgtgttaaaccgTTCAATCTTCGCTTTAGTACATTTAATCATTTTCGAATACTCATTATTCAACAACGCTATGTTAGCTAAGgacttttgatttgttttatttagacTGTTACTTCTGTGAAACCCTGCATCCCATATCCCGTTGATACTAAACTCTCCCCATGGTTTCTCCTCCCCCTCCTGCAGTTCCTCGGTATCTGGTACGTCATCCAGAAGACGGGCACGGCGTCGAGCTGCGTCGTCTACAACATCACGAAAAACCAGGACACCCCGGACGAATACTTCATCGAGCAGATCTCCCAGAAGGCACCGCTCTCGATCACCCCCATCAAGCACGAGTACTCGTACACCGGCAAGCTCACCGTGACCGACCGTGACGTGCCGGCCCGCATGACCGTCCGTTTTCCGCTCAGTGAGTGCCATCTGCCGAGCGAAAGCATCGTCCAAGGATGCGTAACGTCCGACGTTGGAAGGACCCCGACGAACGGCTTTAAACTCATCCCTTGcgttttgtttggcttttcaCAGGCGTGGCCGGGTCGGCAAAGTTTGTCGTATTCATGACGGACTACGAAACGTACGCCGGTGTGTTTTCCTGCCAGAAGATCCCCTTCGGCCACCGGCAGAGTGCGACCCTGCTGTCCAGGACGCGTGATTTGGATAAAATCTACGTTGATAAGGTAAGGAAGAGGGGATAAGAACGACCAGCATCAATCTCTGCCTCCGGAAAAACCGGCGAACCCAACCGCTTGCCCAACACCGGGTTGGCGAATATCGTAGCCCTGACGACAAACTTTCCTACTAAAGCGGAGCACTACGTACAGGTGATAATTACGTCCCGGGCTTTACGGAACAATAGTAGACCCGGGGATGCTCTCCAAACGACCGCCAGCGGCACGGAACGGAAGCTTGAACccggaaaacttttcattcTCAGCTCAAAGAACACCGTCGTCCACCAAAGCGAAGGGTACATGTTTCACAATGTCAATTAAACAACTCCGTGACGGCACAAACCTACCTCCAAGCCGGAGAGACCGGAGTGCAAATGGACTTTCCGATGTCACCTGTACGTCCCACGTCACTGGTGATTACGTCCTTTGGCTTGCAAAGAATATTAAGCGCTTGGAAGTGAGcagaataaatataaaattacccCCCTGGAACGGTTGTGGTTCACGTTTTTTCGTTCAAATGCATCAAACGTGAATTCTAAAGCAACCGGAAGTAACAAGTCCTCTTGTCACCCGCTCTGTAAGCCTTTCGGAGAGCTCGTGTGCATTCCCTTTGGTGTCAGATTAAACATGCATGCGTGTGTTAGCAAATGGATGAGTTGggttatattgttttttttttttattcctttgcGCTGACTACTTGAATACGCAAAGCATCTAGAAAATTCTACATAACATCCCTAATGAGGGCGGGATTACTCGGAAAAAGGAATACTACTGCGCTTAGGGTTGACTCTTAACGCACCCTTAAACAAACAGTGAAAGGATGCACGTAATCATAGTACGGAAACCAAAAAGGTGTACATTTCctttatttcacttttcactacAACTATTCATGATAAACAAAGCATGACACTATCCGAGTCACACGCTTTCTTCACCTTTGATTCGAGCTGAGTTTAGTTTCTGAACTCAGAAAGATGTTCTCTAGAACTTCAGCTTCGCAGAATATGAACTTTAGGGTTTTCCTGGAAACGTGCTTACTTCATTTAGTCATCTAAGCCACAACACGCAATTACaaaaatgattgtactaaaaccTTTCTCAACGAAGGaattgtttaacacgttgattgccaagcgtttttagcacaactttttagtacaatcttttttaataaaatttatttgtaaCATTCATCAAACCGACGGTTTTTGATGGCTAAACAAGAACTTAGCTTTCCAAAGAATTTATATTAAATATAGGTAAAATTTTtaagttacattttcatttatttattggacAAAACCTTTTtggaactaatgacagctggcaatcaaaaatgatagccatgacagttaacgtgttaatatttttctcattCACCACCAAGCTTAATATAAAACAAGATCCAAAATCTGATTTTTGTACATCTTaagttgaaaggaaaaaaataattttggaCATTTAATTACTCCTATGTAAAAGTAACCCCGCACATTGGATAACACCTTCCCTCTGAATGTTAAACAAATATGACTCTCACACGTGTTTGGATCCGACCACGTGTTGGATCTGATAAAACGCCTGGCTTGCTGTAATCTTTGCCACAAGGGCAATGTTGGTGGAATAAATCACTGCACACGGTGTATGGAACTGCCGAAAGGCAGGTGAAACATGCGTGTTGATTTACGGTCTTAGCTGGTTAGGTGGTTTTGCAAAGCACTGACGCGGCAATTAATCACGTGCTTAAAATGACGCTTTTATGCGTTGATCTCAAAGGCTTTTATGACATCCTGGGGTCACACCTTAAATTCACGAGTCTATTATTATGTCGATGGTATAATGTAAGCCAaggatttataaaaaaaatcatgcgacctatatatatatatttttgatcTAACctcaaaattgtttgttttgtattctattaaatttgattaaagCTAAGTACGCGTATGcagaacaatttaaaaacctAATCGTTTCAATTGCACCAAACATGCACAgtaaaaaattacattaaataaaCATCACCAGAATCGCGAGGATGTTCATTGAACCTTGCCTGAAACTGGAGCTAATTTTCTGTATTggttgtttttgaaaatcatCATTATCTTTTCTAACCCTTGCTGGTTCATCAAGATCAACTCATTGCCTATTCCATCAATTCTACGGATGAACGATTCCAAACTACAAACCGAACCGCTACACAGTCCCATTTGCTGTTAATTACCATCGGCACTGAACCCGGAAACAAAATCCTTAGCAggttgtaaaattaaaaacaaacaaaacgaacatcACCGACccaaagcatgttgaattgttttttctttgcttattttatttattttaatttttgtttcatgaaTGTATTCTAACAGTTTCTATACCGCTTCCTGTTTTCCCTCTTGGCAGATTCGCTCCCGGTTGGCCGGGTACTCGGTCGATCCGTTCGATCTGAGCATCGTCAATCAGACCGGCTGCCCGAAGGAGGGTGAAGCCGGCTGGAACATCCACATCGATCCGGAAACCTTCTCCACGCGCAACATCGCGAACGCGTTCCGGAAGGCGGGCGCTGCGATCGGCGACGGCTTCGAGGCGGCGGTCAACGCCGGCAAAAaggttcatttattttgaagGCACCCCACGGCAAGTGAGGGGACGCAAGTGAGAAGGGTAGCGGTGAACgaaaagcgaggaaaaactAATAGCAAAGTGTAGTTGGACGCGCAATACATATGTAAAagctccaaaaaaaaaaaaaaattaaaccctCACGAGCACGAGCGCGGAGTTGTTTTTCGCCCACGCCAGAACGAGAAACCGACAGTAATTAAACCTCGTTCCATTTCGCAGAAACTCACTTTGTCACTCGCCATTAAGTGGCCGCtttgatttgcttttcttccaaCCGAACCGGACGACGTTCGCGCACAAAGTTGCTAATATGATAATTTTCCGCTCTCTCTGTTTCCATATTTGCTGGCACACTTCCAACCGGACGAATGCAAACCGACCAGCTCTACAATCAGTACAGTTCCGCCGGAAGTGAGGAGGTGTTGGCCGATGTGGAAGAGACCACTGGGCCCACCCGTCGGTCCGAACGACTCGTCGGTGCAGCGGAATGGTTGCCCTGAGCATGCGGCAAATATTATAATTACGAATCTTCTCCAAACGTAAAAGAACCACCTCaacctatttaaaaaaaaataaactgacaTTATGTAGCCGCCATGCGACATGATCTATCAATGCAGCATGAATTTGTTTCAAGCACGGAGCCATTGGAAAACGTCTATAATAAATCCAAAACTCAaaataagagaaaataaaataaattgtaatcattcattatttattttcatgtcaAAGTTAATACAAAAGAGAAGCCAATTGCGTAAATAATccgaaaaataatcaacaaaataattgaaacatttgaaaagaaaGCTTAACAAGAACCATAAAGTTACATTGCACTGACAGACTTTGGTTCTCAGTACAATTCCTTCCTGGAATTGGGTTTTGTGGTACCAAATGTCATGTTCCACAGCCTTCTGAGAAACAATTACAGTCGACGGCAAGTAAAATAGGACACTCATAAAATGAGACGATCTGCTTTCGTCTCGCAAGCGTACAGAattcccggaaccgaatattgaccatcaaagtgcttcgcaaaTAAGCAATAAATATAGTAACAAGATTTATTTGCATACACTTCagcttattattattttttaggcATTTTCTTGGTGCTTTGGTTGAGTACtaataaaatatatacaaACCATTAATGGGCAGATAGACCGGCATACGTTCACTTTAAGTACCCCAGACGACAATGAAACCTACCTGCCCTATTTCCGTAAAACAAGGGACTTTGATTCTGTTTTCTACTAACCtacatagaaaaaaagaaaaaaagaaatattccaAAGAAATGTATACTTTTTTGTAGGCTTACGAGAAGACAGCAGATCGTCTCATTTTATGAGCATCCCATTTCATTTACTCAACACTGTATAGTCAGTACATTCAATTAAACATGATGTTctattgttttcttgtttattgttttcttcttaaTCAAATCTCTTAATGTATGTTTGGTAGTGATAACATAgtacaaaagcaaaacagataATTTGACCACGGATAGTGGAGAATCTACTGTACTTTATTTGAACGCACCGTGAtcataaaaacataattccCAATACATAAGTTTGATACTTCGATTTCGGATTGAATATTTACTTATTGCAGCCACTCGAAATCGAATTTATGATAAAGCCATTTTTTATCCACATATTATGTTCGATAGATATCGATAACCATCAAGTAGTATAATAAGCATATGTTTATAAACATTGGTAAACAACAACGGCACTAGTGTAATACACCCAGCTAATAGCTTTTAGTTGCCAAAACTAGCACATTAATGGTAATGTGGAAAGAAATCTGATTGTAATATATCAAGAAAATAAGAGCCAAGCACTATTATTTTTCATGACAGCGAATATTCATGAGTTACTATTGGCAATGGCCACGCACACAGATTCCACAGAACTCATAATCGTACATCTTGTTCAGCTTGCGTACATCCTTTAGGCTCAAAGCTTCCCGTTGGCCGATCTCGACATCGTTCAGTGGCACCACACTAGAACGACCGCTTGTCGGCGACCCGAACGCGTCCGACTGGCAGTGCAGGATGCTCTCGTAATCGTACGGTATGCCAAAGTCCTCGATCACACCCTGTTGGTACTTCTGGAGGTTTGGCGCTTGCGTCGGATCGACCGCATCCTGCTGCACGAGCACGTACAAGTCACGATCCGGGCGACTCTGAGGATGCGTCAGTCCGAGCACGTGCAGCAGCTGATGGACGATTTCACCGGTGCCCAGGCATCCTGCCGGATCCAGGTTCAGCTGGTTCGACAGCACGTTCATACCGAGCGTGGCCCAGCAACCGGTCGGACTACCGGTTATGTTGAGGAACTCCCTGTGTTTGGCGTGTTCCACAAACCGTACGCAGCTACGGCTCGAAATCTCTTCCATTGCCAGCAGGATTTGCTCCACCTGAGAAGTGCctgaaacacaaacacaaaggtATCAGACGTTACAGGTATTGAGTGTGAGTGTTCAGCACCGTCGATCGGACTCACTAAACACGCGATCTATTGTGTAGGGCACGATTCCTTTCACCCACTTGTAGGCATCCTGAACGATCGTGGTTCCACCATTAGCTTCGGCATCCTTCTGGGAATCAGTTAACACTATGTCTCCCTGATGGCGTCCACCGATCTCTTCATAACGCTTTGCATTCGCTAGGCCAGTTTGCAATACCAGCCCCAATGACAGCAACAACAGAAGTGCCTAAAAATGTATCCAAAATCATAACAATATCTGAACTCGTGTGTTCATCCAAGACTAACCTTcatttcggtttttgttttccgtatttGTCCTACGCCAGATGCTCCACTGTGCAAAAAGATTTAGTAAAAATTGCTATCAGACACGGCGCACAAATCCTCCCGATGTTTGACAGTCACTAAACGCCGTCCAGCTGCGGAGGTATCTTTTACCCCGAAAATGGTGGCACTATAAAGAGCGTGATAACTTTTTCGCAGGGGAGATTTGCGTTAT
This window harbors:
- the LOC131285337 gene encoding astacin-like metalloendopeptidase, giving the protein MKALLLLLSLGLVLQTGLANAKRYEEIGGRHQGDIVLTDSQKDAEANGGTTIVQDAYKWVKGIVPYTIDRVFSTSQVEQILLAMEEISSRSCVRFVEHAKHREFLNITGSPTGCWATLGMNVLSNQLNLDPAGCLGTGEIVHQLLHVLGLTHPQSRPDRDLYVLVQQDAVDPTQAPNLQKYQQGVIEDFGIPYDYESILHCQSDAFGSPTSGRSSVVPLNDVEIGQREALSLKDVRKLNKMYDYEFCGICVRGHCQ
- the LOC131286597 gene encoding apolipoprotein D-like encodes the protein MAKWLFASAILGIACLVGVTHGHTYKTGDCPTVEPMSGFSMKQFLGIWYVIQKTGTASSCVVYNITKNQDTPDEYFIEQISQKAPLSITPIKHEYSYTGKLTVTDRDVPARMTVRFPLSVAGSAKFVVFMTDYETYAGVFSCQKIPFGHRQSATLLSRTRDLDKIYVDKIRSRLAGYSVDPFDLSIVNQTGCPKEGEAGWNIHIDPETFSTRNIANAFRKAGAAIGDGFEAAVNAGKKLYNQYSSAGSEEVLADVEETTGPTRRSERLVGAAEWLP